One genomic region from Anabaena sp. PCC 7108 encodes:
- a CDS encoding phycocyanin subunit beta, with translation MTLDVFSKVVSQADARGEFLSTEQLDALSAVVASGSKRLDVVNRITSNASAIVTNAARALFEEQPNLIAPGGNAYTNRRNAACLRDMEIILRYVTYAAIAGDSSVLDDRCLNGLRETYQALGTPGASVAVGVGKMKEAAIAIVNDPNGITKGDCTSLVSELASYFDRAAAAVA, from the coding sequence ATGACATTAGATGTATTTTCCAAGGTTGTATCCCAAGCAGACGCTAGAGGCGAATTCCTCAGCACCGAACAACTAGATGCTTTATCCGCAGTTGTAGCTTCCGGCAGCAAGCGTTTAGATGTTGTTAACCGCATCACCAGCAACGCTTCAGCTATCGTTACCAACGCAGCTCGTGCTTTGTTTGAAGAGCAACCCAACTTGATCGCTCCTGGTGGTAATGCTTACACCAACCGTCGCAATGCTGCTTGTCTGCGCGACATGGAAATCATCCTCCGCTATGTTACCTACGCAGCAATTGCTGGTGACTCTAGTGTTCTTGATGACCGTTGCTTGAATGGTTTGCGCGAAACATACCAAGCTTTGGGTACTCCTGGTGCTTCCGTAGCAGTTGGTGTTGGCAAAATGAAAGAAGCAGCAATCGCTATCGTTAACGATCCTAACGGTATCACCAAAGGTGATTGCACTTCTTTGGTTTCTGAATTGGCAAGCTACTTTGACCGCGCTGCGGCTGCTGTTGCCTAA